DNA from Gambusia affinis linkage group LG06, SWU_Gaff_1.0, whole genome shotgun sequence:
GCCATTTAGCGAAAGCAGCAGTTGGAAAGTGCCTGGCATTTGGCCTGCTAAAAATCTGTTAAAGTACAAACTGACCCGTTTTTATCGCTGACTGCATCTCAGCAAATTAGAAGAtcgacaaaaaataaaaataaatgattcaaaatgttacattaataGATTGAGCTCACACATTGatataaagaatttatttgtgttcagATGAAAAAATGCTTGCCTTCAATTAATGAAAATCACAATATTACATGAGAGGTAAgaagctttttatttcagaaaagtaCATCCCTCAAGTTTAAGACTTGAGGTTTGAATTAATCAGCCAGTAACACTGTTGAACTGTTAAGATCAGGCtattcattttcctctttacaATACTTCATGATAGATTATCCACAACGTTTAGTTAAAGTTGTGTGGCCAGTACAAGAATGGTGATACCATTGTTCACCACCTCTGAATCTCCCACAATCTTTTGAATAGTCTCTGTTTCAAAATTCttccacagtttttccttccactgatcTTCAGGGGCTTATCCTGCTAGTGGAggaaataacttcttttttagGTGGGGGGGCGGCGAACTGGATTTGGAATTTTCATTTGCGGTAAGCCATACTTATTAGAATCAATACAAAATATATCTGCGTTATGAATCTATATGCTTGTTGAatgaaaactgacagaaataaatgaaacgtTTCCAtgaaatttgcatttaagaagCAGCTGCACAGGCTGAAACAAATTtctaaataatgaataatttctACTTCACACtcgtatatatttatatattgcaATAAGTCTTgttcataaataataatcaaaattctttatttgttctgaAATGACTGGATGAGCCTCAGGCCTTCACAGTTCTTGGATCCGTTATTATTTTCCGGGACTTTCGTTCCACCTGTATGCAATACTTTTCAGGGATCCCTGTAGCCCTGCACACAATAACGGGAACGTCGGGTTTAGTCATTGGAAACGCATTTGACTCGCAGACAGAGAAGCAATGCATATGAGAGAAAACCGTGTCCAAGACGAACTCACTTGAGCTCCTGGAGTTTTCGTTCTTTGACTTCAAGGAGGCGCAGATTTCTCTGCCGGTCTTCTTCAAACATCCGATCGGCCTCCTTGAGCCTTTCTCTGCGCTTTTCTGCAGCAAGGAGCTCCTGTTCCTTCACCTGCTGGCGAAGGCTCGCTGCGTGACGCTGCGCTTCCTCATTATGTTTCTGCTCCACCTCCTTCTCCTTGGCTATTAGTTCCATTTGAGTCCTGTGAAAAGAAGCGTAGCAACAagtgagaaacatttcaaaagtacttttggctaaataaagaagaaaaaaaagatcagtgCACGCACTTCAACACCCTCTCCATGTCAGCCTTCTCCCGGTTGGCCTCCAACATCATGCAGTACTCCTTGTTTTTAACCTGCTCCAGGCGAGACGCCTTCAGATTGGCTTCGTCTCTGGCTTTCTTTTCAGccagctctttctgctgcatCCTCCATTTTCTGTCACTGATGTCCTGGCTCCTCTTAGCGCGGATCGCGTCCTTTCCAATTCAAAACAACAAGTATGCTTTGAAGTGAGCAGATCCCGATGTGGGATCACAGTGAGCAGATCCCACATTGGTCCCTAACTTACCTGCTCAGCCTTGTAATCTTTTGCCCGTTGCTGCAGGGCCCTCAGCCGAGTTatctccttctctttctccttcttgATTCGTTCTTGCTCTGCTTCAAATTCTTCCTCCCGCTCCTGTCATGAAAACATCGGTGCAGAGCGAAGCACATGCCGTGTGAAAAGATATACCTGGCCAATGGataaatatatatcaaaattgtttccttttgaccattttctgtttcaggtaATCCATAGCTCTGGTATTGGCCATCTTCTCCTCTTCCAGCCTCTTCTCCTTGGCCCGCATAACGTCCGCATTGATGCGCATGATCTCTTCCTGAAGTTGCTGctgctccttcctcttcctctccatggCCTGGAAGACAATGTGCATAGTGGTTGCATAATTTGCCCAAGCTTTGCATGCTTCAGTAAGGTGTACCTCTGTCTTATATCAGCACCTCGAGATATTCCCGGTTCATTCTCTCCTGGTCCCTATGGACCTGTTCTTTCTCAAGCTCTTTCAGCATGTTatcatttagtttttcctcCATTCGCTCTTGGATCTGGCCGTAAATCTGGTCCTTCCCTCTAAAATGTTAAACACGAGGATTAGACGTTTTGGCAGATCAAACTTTGTCATATGATTGTTCTCTcactgatatgaaaaaaaaatgtaacgtggtcaaaatatgaatttagttttaacaattttttatatgaatggagtaccttgcaaaagttttcacaccaatttaactccttttttttttttttagtcaaaccaacgcttataaatatattataaatatattgacTATAAATATATCCTCATCATAAAAGCTGTTACTCATAGTTGCACCAGTTCAACCCTGTTGTAAAAcactattttcaaaaaatgccCATTTGCATAGTTTTTCTTTA
Protein-coding regions in this window:
- the cfap45 gene encoding cilia- and flagella-associated protein 45 isoform X2 — encoded protein: MGEPTKAKKEQRILQIISKDLIRTLRVPRIERIEDTIALPSSGIRGIISKARIGINEERVALKQAYDKEKEAKMKAAEERKNQLLEIDQSQKEHPELTEVEQDALKRSKRIVNRAYDLQMEEEQEIKSLNKLILCAKAQATWDEQLVEKKEIKDLMDEEERRLDIMMEVERRRGLADMKMIEDLHKKQRMEGKDQIYGQIQERMEEKLNDNMLKELEKEQVHRDQERMNREYLEAMERKRKEQQQLQEEIMRINADVMRAKEKRLEEEKMANTRAMDYLKQKMEREEEFEAEQERIKKEKEKEITRLRALQQRAKDYKAEQDAIRAKRSQDISDRKWRMQQKELAEKKARDEANLKASRLEQVKNKEYCMMLEANREKADMERVLKTQMELIAKEKEVEQKHNEEAQRHAASLRQQVKEQELLAAEKRRERLKEADRMFEEDRQRNLRLLEVKERKLQELKATGIPEKYCIQVERKSRKIITDPRTVKA
- the cfap45 gene encoding cilia- and flagella-associated protein 45 isoform X1, whose translation is MKPASISRTSGRYRKLAGTSSVDEELFDKPNNSESMGEPTKAKKEQRILQIISKDLIRTLRVPRIERIEDTIALPSSGIRGIISKARIGINEERVALKQAYDKEKEAKMKAAEERKNQLLEIDQSQKEHPELTEVEQDALKRSKRIVNRAYDLQMEEEQEIKSLNKLILCAKAQATWDEQLVEKKEIKDLMDEEERRLDIMMEVERRRGLADMKMIEDLHKKQRMEGKDQIYGQIQERMEEKLNDNMLKELEKEQVHRDQERMNREYLEAMERKRKEQQQLQEEIMRINADVMRAKEKRLEEEKMANTRAMDYLKQKMEREEEFEAEQERIKKEKEKEITRLRALQQRAKDYKAEQDAIRAKRSQDISDRKWRMQQKELAEKKARDEANLKASRLEQVKNKEYCMMLEANREKADMERVLKTQMELIAKEKEVEQKHNEEAQRHAASLRQQVKEQELLAAEKRRERLKEADRMFEEDRQRNLRLLEVKERKLQELKATGIPEKYCIQVERKSRKIITDPRTVKA